One genomic region from Desulfofalx alkaliphila DSM 12257 encodes:
- the selB gene encoding selenocysteine-specific translation elongation factor, with protein sequence MKHVIIGTAGHVDHGKSMLIKSLTGIETDRLREEKERGISIELGFASLTLPSGRRAGIVDVPGHERFIKNMLAGVGGIDLVLLVIAADEGVMPQTKEHFDILQLLQVKAGIVVLTKIDLVDADWLDLVKEEVQDFLAGTTFENAPIIPVSSVTKEGLPELINTIDDLVENVQERPTVGQIRLPIDRVFSVTGFGTVVTGTMISGKLSVGDEIVIMPPAITTRVRGLQVHGKKVESARAGQRVAVNLAGVEVEQIERGNVVSSMGALTPSYRLDTKLHLLKSAERPIRNRTRTRLHIGTDEIMGRVVLLDREELQPGEQAYVQFQLEDKVVAGKGDRFVIRSYSPVHTIGGGTVIDPNPPRHKRFRQEVIAALITKEKGSPEELVEQFLSAQQVPLNTTEISSGLKMPEAETEQAIDILDQNNRVKIIKAEGNKLVLLANRYRYWCQQITDALTDYHKQYSIREGFPKEELRSRMFSGQSTKVFQSVLQTMQQDGIIELNPQTVALPNFTGQPTGKDARYVAKIEELLKSKGFQPPVWKEVVKQLELKQGDAQEYLAYLMRVERVHKITDDMYWHAETVNAAKNKIIGFLRENKTISVGETRDLLQTSRKYALPILEYFDQQRITRRVEDNRVLSVKAKL encoded by the coding sequence ATGAAACATGTAATTATTGGTACTGCCGGTCATGTGGACCATGGCAAGTCCATGCTGATAAAATCATTAACCGGTATAGAAACAGATCGCCTGCGGGAAGAAAAGGAACGGGGCATTTCCATTGAATTGGGTTTTGCCTCGTTAACTTTGCCCAGCGGACGCCGGGCCGGCATAGTGGATGTACCGGGGCACGAACGTTTTATAAAAAATATGCTGGCTGGGGTTGGCGGCATAGATTTGGTACTGCTGGTTATTGCCGCCGATGAAGGGGTAATGCCCCAGACCAAGGAGCACTTTGACATTTTACAGCTGTTGCAAGTAAAAGCGGGCATAGTGGTGTTAACAAAAATTGATCTGGTGGATGCTGATTGGCTTGATTTGGTGAAAGAAGAAGTACAAGATTTTTTAGCCGGCACTACCTTTGAAAATGCCCCAATAATCCCGGTGTCTTCGGTGACAAAGGAAGGCCTACCGGAACTGATAAACACCATTGATGACCTGGTAGAAAATGTACAAGAACGGCCCACAGTGGGCCAGATCCGCCTACCCATTGACCGAGTGTTTTCAGTTACAGGCTTTGGTACAGTGGTGACAGGTACAATGATTTCCGGCAAACTGTCTGTGGGTGATGAAATTGTCATTATGCCCCCTGCTATCACTACCCGGGTGCGGGGTCTACAGGTGCACGGCAAGAAAGTGGAAAGTGCCCGGGCCGGGCAAAGGGTGGCGGTAAATCTTGCGGGGGTGGAAGTAGAACAGATAGAACGGGGTAACGTTGTTTCATCAATGGGGGCCTTAACCCCTTCCTATCGACTGGATACAAAACTACACTTGTTAAAAAGCGCAGAGAGACCCATAAGAAATCGCACCAGAACGAGATTGCACATCGGTACGGATGAGATAATGGGCCGGGTGGTATTGTTGGATCGGGAGGAATTGCAACCCGGAGAGCAAGCCTATGTGCAATTTCAACTGGAAGACAAGGTGGTGGCAGGAAAAGGGGACCGGTTTGTAATCAGAAGTTACTCACCTGTGCACACAATTGGCGGCGGCACTGTTATTGACCCCAACCCCCCAAGACACAAGCGTTTTAGACAAGAAGTAATTGCAGCCTTAATTACCAAAGAAAAGGGTAGCCCTGAAGAGCTGGTGGAGCAGTTTTTATCTGCCCAACAAGTCCCTTTAAATACAACTGAAATTTCCTCTGGGCTTAAAATGCCTGAGGCAGAAACAGAACAGGCCATCGATATTCTGGACCAAAACAATAGGGTAAAAATAATTAAAGCTGAAGGAAATAAACTGGTGCTGCTGGCCAATCGCTACCGGTACTGGTGTCAACAGATTACCGATGCTTTAACTGACTATCACAAACAATACTCCATACGGGAGGGCTTCCCCAAAGAAGAATTGCGCTCCCGAATGTTTTCCGGGCAAAGCACAAAAGTATTTCAGTCTGTGCTGCAAACCATGCAGCAGGACGGCATCATTGAGCTCAATCCCCAAACGGTGGCCCTGCCGAATTTCACCGGGCAACCCACCGGTAAAGACGCCCGGTATGTTGCTAAAATAGAAGAATTATTAAAGAGTAAAGGCTTTCAACCCCCTGTTTGGAAAGAAGTAGTTAAACAATTGGAATTAAAGCAAGGGGATGCCCAGGAATACTTAGCCTATCTAATGCGGGTGGAAAGGGTACACAAAATTACCGATGATATGTACTGGCACGCTGAAACAGTAAATGCAGCCAAAAATAAAATAATTGGTTTTTTAAGGGAAAACAAAACCATTTCCGTTGGAGAAACCAGAGATCTATTACAAACCTCGAGAAAGTACGCCCTTCCAATACTGGAATATTTTGATCAGCAAAGAATTACCCGCCGGGTGGAGGACAACCGGGTACTGAGCGTTAAGGCAAAACTTTAG
- the selA gene encoding L-seryl-tRNA(Sec) selenium transferase, translating into MARAEQVLRLRALPAVDEVLNKSEISQLLKEYPRAEVVGAIRKVLDTARNKILSGDGQDLQLKTIVDDVLQLVNQWKRPNLRPVINATGVVLHTNLGRALLAESACQAVKTISGGYCNLEIDLNTGKRGSRYSAVEELLIKLTGAEAALVVNNNASAVLLALGTLARGKEVIVSRGQLVEIGGSFRIPEVMEQSGCRLVEVGTTNKTYPQDYEKAIGEETALLLNVHTSNYRIVGFTKETRVAELVHLGQQYKLPVMSDLGSGFLVNLASFGLTDEPTVQQTVADGAHVVTFSGDKLLGGPQAGIIVGKKEYIDQMKKNPLTRAVRIDKFTVAALEATLREYLDPEGALQKIPTLRMLTEPVDSLHRRATELAKTIGDGLKDLAQTTFEEGLSQVGGGAMPTAQLPTGLVAVSPRHVSVEQLTERLRSGDPPVIGRVQGDRLLLDVRTLQANDTQPLLQALIEALQPLKGGDKQ; encoded by the coding sequence ATGGCGAGGGCTGAACAGGTACTAAGGCTGCGGGCACTGCCCGCGGTGGATGAAGTTTTAAATAAATCAGAAATATCACAACTGTTAAAAGAATACCCCCGTGCTGAAGTGGTTGGTGCCATTAGAAAGGTGTTGGATACTGCCCGGAATAAAATATTATCCGGGGATGGGCAGGACCTTCAATTAAAAACAATTGTCGATGATGTATTGCAGTTAGTAAATCAATGGAAGAGGCCTAATCTGCGTCCGGTGATCAATGCCACAGGGGTGGTATTGCACACTAACTTAGGCCGGGCTTTGTTAGCCGAAAGTGCCTGCCAGGCCGTAAAAACAATATCCGGTGGCTACTGCAATTTAGAAATTGATTTAAACACCGGCAAGCGGGGCTCCCGCTACAGTGCGGTGGAAGAATTGCTAATCAAACTTACCGGGGCTGAGGCGGCACTGGTGGTAAACAACAACGCATCGGCTGTTTTGCTGGCACTGGGTACCTTGGCCAGGGGAAAAGAAGTGATAGTTTCCCGGGGTCAACTGGTAGAAATTGGCGGTTCCTTTAGAATACCGGAAGTGATGGAACAAAGCGGCTGTAGGCTGGTGGAAGTGGGAACCACCAATAAAACCTATCCCCAGGACTACGAAAAAGCCATAGGTGAAGAGACAGCATTGCTGTTAAACGTACATACCAGTAACTACCGCATCGTGGGTTTTACCAAAGAGACAAGGGTGGCGGAACTGGTACATTTGGGACAACAGTACAAACTGCCTGTGATGAGTGATTTAGGCAGCGGTTTTTTAGTTAACCTGGCCAGTTTTGGCCTAACAGATGAGCCCACTGTGCAGCAAACTGTGGCCGATGGAGCCCATGTGGTTACCTTCTCCGGCGATAAGCTGCTGGGTGGTCCCCAGGCCGGTATTATTGTGGGTAAAAAAGAATACATAGATCAAATGAAGAAAAACCCATTAACCCGAGCGGTGAGAATAGACAAATTTACAGTGGCGGCCCTAGAGGCCACCCTAAGGGAGTACTTGGATCCGGAGGGTGCACTGCAAAAAATACCTACCCTGCGCATGCTTACTGAGCCGGTGGACAGTTTGCACCGGCGGGCCACAGAACTGGCCAAGACAATAGGCGATGGCCTAAAAGACCTGGCCCAAACCACCTTTGAAGAGGGCTTATCACAGGTGGGGGGTGGGGCAATGCCCACTGCCCAATTACCTACCGGTCTGGTGGCCGTTAGCCCTCGCCATGTATCGGTGGAACAGCTGACTGAGAGACTTCGCTCCGGCGATCCACCGGTGATTGGCCGGGTGCAAGGCGACCGGCTGCTGTTAGACGTGCGCACCTTGCAAGCCAATGATACCCAGCCGCTTTTACAGGCCTTAATTGAGGCCCTGCAGCCATTAAAAGGCGGTGATAAACAATGA
- a CDS encoding PPC domain-containing DNA-binding protein, with protein MEYQKFGNKYVLRLDKGDEVIESIKAVCRQNAIKLGTVTGIGAINKAVIGIFESGTKKYHSKEVTGDMEIASLTGNISEMNGEVYLHLHITLTDSTYKAFGGHLNQAVISCTGEIVLDVIEGQVDRAFSEEIGLNLIKFVG; from the coding sequence ATGGAGTACCAAAAGTTTGGAAATAAGTATGTGCTGCGGTTAGATAAGGGCGACGAGGTTATTGAATCAATAAAGGCCGTTTGCCGGCAAAATGCTATTAAATTGGGCACTGTTACCGGCATTGGTGCCATAAATAAAGCGGTAATTGGAATTTTTGAATCGGGCACAAAAAAATATCATTCAAAAGAGGTCACCGGCGATATGGAAATTGCCTCATTGACCGGAAATATTTCAGAAATGAACGGCGAAGTTTACCTGCATTTACATATAACCTTAACAGACAGCACCTACAAGGCCTTTGGCGGTCACTTAAATCAAGCGGTTATTAGCTGTACCGGCGAGATAGTGCTGGACGTCATTGAAGGCCAAGTAGACCGGGCCTTCAGTGAAGAAATTGGTTTAAATTTAATAAAGTTTGTGGGCTAA
- the mqnC gene encoding cyclic dehypoxanthinyl futalosine synthase, translated as MASDVSEIIQRAVQGERLNLQEGVALLSCSDLILLGQGANAVRQQKHPDKTVTFVIDRNINYTNVCRCKCKFCAFYRDESDSDAYILSQEQLFEKIEQTLAVGGTMVLIQGGMHPQLGLDYYLDMLRSIKSRYNIHIHSFSPPEVVYMAERSGLTIAEVLRQLKDAGLDSLPGGGAEILVNRVRKAISPNKITWQQWIEVMKQAHLLGMKTTATMMFGHVETPEERVLHMLRVRDAQDETGGFTAFIPWSYQPKNTQLGGNTAGGVEYLKTLAVSRLMLDNVPNIQASWVTQGARLAQVALSFGANDFGSTMLEENVVRAAGVSNWVPMEEIIHCIKDAGYRPAQRNTHYDILRYY; from the coding sequence TTGGCAAGTGATGTCAGCGAAATCATTCAAAGGGCGGTACAGGGTGAGCGATTAAATTTACAAGAGGGTGTAGCCCTCCTATCCTGCTCTGATTTAATCCTTTTAGGCCAAGGGGCCAATGCTGTTCGCCAGCAAAAACACCCGGATAAAACCGTTACCTTTGTAATTGACCGCAACATAAACTATACCAATGTTTGTCGCTGTAAATGTAAGTTTTGTGCCTTTTACCGGGATGAAAGCGACAGCGACGCATATATTTTATCACAAGAACAACTGTTTGAAAAAATAGAGCAGACTCTGGCGGTGGGCGGTACAATGGTGCTGATCCAAGGTGGTATGCATCCCCAATTGGGTTTAGACTACTACCTGGATATGCTGCGCTCCATTAAAAGTCGCTATAATATTCATATTCATTCCTTTTCCCCGCCGGAAGTGGTTTACATGGCAGAGAGATCAGGCTTAACCATTGCTGAAGTGCTGCGGCAATTGAAAGATGCCGGTTTAGATTCTCTACCGGGCGGTGGGGCGGAAATACTGGTTAACAGGGTGCGCAAGGCTATCAGTCCCAATAAAATTACTTGGCAGCAGTGGATAGAAGTGATGAAACAAGCTCATCTGCTGGGAATGAAAACCACCGCCACCATGATGTTCGGTCATGTGGAAACTCCGGAGGAGCGGGTACTGCACATGTTAAGGGTGCGTGATGCCCAGGACGAGACCGGGGGATTTACTGCTTTTATCCCCTGGAGCTATCAACCAAAGAATACCCAACTGGGCGGAAACACCGCCGGTGGAGTGGAATATTTAAAGACGCTGGCGGTGTCCAGATTAATGCTGGATAACGTGCCCAACATTCAAGCTTCTTGGGTAACCCAAGGGGCCAGGTTGGCACAGGTGGCTCTTTCCTTTGGCGCCAATGACTTCGGCAGTACCATGTTAGAAGAAAATGTGGTTAGGGCCGCCGGGGTATCCAATTGGGTGCCAATGGAAGAGATTATTCACTGCATAAAAGATGCCGGCTACCGTCCGGCCCAGCGCAACACCCATTATGATATATTGAGATACTATTAA
- a CDS encoding menaquinone biosynthetic enzyme MqnA/MqnD family protein — translation MSKLRLGQLEYINCMPVYHALVEGQLPLEAELIKGPPAKLNQMFLNGELDITPVSSIEYARHADKCYVLPNLSISAEGKVTSVLLFSRVPVTELDGKKVALTSSSATSVALLKILFEHYFHVEVKYTTMEPDFDSMINSADAVLLIGDDAMLANQQIRKGNLPFLVTDLGEAWYQFTGEKMVYALWVIRKEFADNNPEKVAQVGETLYRSKLLSLQQKSTLVEVARSKSGLPKKLLEEYFNIIRHEFGEDHQRALITFYDYAYKSGLIEERVRLAVWGEDVGK, via the coding sequence GTGTCTAAACTTCGGTTAGGGCAGCTTGAGTATATTAACTGCATGCCTGTATACCACGCACTGGTGGAGGGGCAACTGCCTCTGGAAGCTGAACTGATAAAGGGTCCCCCGGCAAAATTAAATCAAATGTTTTTAAATGGAGAACTTGATATTACCCCGGTATCATCTATTGAATACGCCCGTCACGCTGATAAATGTTACGTTTTACCTAACCTATCAATTAGTGCAGAAGGAAAGGTGACCAGTGTACTGTTATTTAGTAGGGTGCCGGTAACTGAACTGGATGGAAAAAAGGTTGCATTAACTTCCTCATCGGCCACTTCAGTGGCCCTGTTAAAAATACTGTTTGAGCACTATTTCCATGTGGAAGTGAAATATACTACCATGGAACCGGATTTTGACAGCATGATTAACAGCGCCGACGCAGTACTTCTTATCGGTGACGACGCTATGCTGGCAAATCAGCAAATTAGAAAGGGAAATCTGCCCTTTCTTGTAACAGACCTTGGTGAGGCGTGGTATCAGTTTACCGGTGAAAAAATGGTGTATGCCCTTTGGGTTATTCGCAAAGAATTTGCAGATAATAACCCTGAAAAGGTAGCACAGGTGGGGGAAACCTTATACCGCTCCAAGCTATTGAGTTTGCAGCAAAAGTCAACTCTGGTAGAAGTGGCCAGAAGTAAAAGCGGTTTACCCAAAAAGTTATTAGAAGAGTACTTTAACATTATCCGCCATGAATTTGGCGAAGATCACCAACGGGCGCTGATTACTTTTTATGATTATGCCTACAAAAGCGGCTTGATAGAAGAACGTGTACGGTTGGCAGTTTGGGGTGAAGACGTTGGCAAGTGA
- the mqnE gene encoding aminofutalosine synthase MqnE — translation MKPLEQLFYNAELNDIVEKVQQGIRLDAEDALRLYRSNDLLTIGALANMVRERKNGHNTYFIVNRHINHTNICENRCKLCAFGRDADHPKSYILSLDEIEQKARSCADKNITEIHIVGGMHPELKLDYYVEMLKRVRTALPGVMIQSFTAVEVDYLAQLHKMAVEEVLGILKEAGLDSLPGGGAEIFSPRVRSVICDKKISGERWLEIHKAAHRIGMPTNATMLYGHIETIEERIEHMLALRSAQDETGGFLAFIPLRFHPRNTELERLKLNRATGYDDLKTYAISRLLLDNFDHIKSYWIMFGTKIAQVSLSFGVDDLDGTVMEENIAHDAGADTDQYMPKNKLIELIKGAGRYPVERDTLYNVLGEGF, via the coding sequence ATGAAACCATTGGAACAGCTATTTTATAACGCTGAACTAAATGATATAGTGGAGAAAGTACAACAGGGTATAAGACTGGATGCTGAAGATGCCCTTAGACTATACCGGTCTAACGATCTGTTGACTATAGGTGCCCTGGCTAACATGGTACGGGAACGCAAAAACGGTCATAACACCTATTTCATAGTTAACCGGCATATTAATCACACTAACATTTGTGAAAATCGTTGTAAACTTTGTGCCTTTGGAAGAGATGCGGATCACCCCAAGTCTTATATACTTTCGCTGGATGAAATTGAGCAAAAGGCTCGCTCGTGTGCCGATAAAAATATAACAGAGATTCACATAGTTGGTGGTATGCACCCGGAATTAAAGTTAGATTACTATGTGGAGATGTTAAAGCGGGTACGTACTGCGCTGCCGGGTGTAATGATTCAATCGTTCACTGCGGTGGAGGTAGATTACTTGGCCCAGCTGCATAAGATGGCAGTGGAAGAAGTGCTTGGTATATTAAAGGAAGCCGGTCTGGATTCGCTGCCCGGCGGAGGGGCAGAGATTTTTTCGCCCCGGGTGCGCAGCGTCATTTGTGATAAAAAGATATCCGGTGAACGCTGGCTTGAAATACACAAAGCGGCTCATCGGATTGGAATGCCTACCAATGCCACCATGTTGTATGGCCATATAGAGACCATTGAAGAACGAATAGAACATATGCTGGCTTTAAGGTCTGCCCAGGATGAAACCGGTGGTTTCCTTGCATTTATTCCCCTTAGGTTTCACCCGAGAAACACTGAATTAGAAAGGCTGAAATTAAATAGGGCCACCGGGTATGATGACTTAAAGACCTATGCCATATCACGGTTGCTGCTTGATAATTTTGATCACATTAAATCTTACTGGATAATGTTTGGTACTAAAATTGCCCAAGTATCACTGTCATTTGGCGTGGATGACTTAGACGGAACAGTGATGGAAGAAAATATTGCCCATGATGCAGGGGCTGACACAGACCAGTATATGCCCAAAAATAAGTTAATTGAATTGATAAAGGGTGCCGGTCGCTATCCCGTTGAACGAGACACCTTATATAACGTATTGGGGGAGGGTTTTTAA
- a CDS encoding UbiA-like polyprenyltransferase — protein MASNTVPASKIRIFLEMIKFEHTIFALPFAYIGAMLVEQRIPSGSDILWITLAMVGARTAAMSLNRIIDRHIDAKNPRTANRALPKGQLSVQEVWVYVVLSLLLLMVSAYQLTPLAFKLLPLAVAALVIYPYTKRFTWGCHLFLGATLAIAPVGAWIAISGYFELAPILLGLGVTFWVAGFDIIYACDDYHFDKQYAVHSIPARFGIATALKISRLFHVIAPVFFISTGMVLNLGIFYFIGVAIALALLFQQHRLVKPDDLSRGGVAFFTLNGMLSVVMFVATLVEILI, from the coding sequence ATGGCTTCTAATACAGTACCGGCTAGCAAAATTCGTATCTTTTTAGAAATGATTAAATTTGAGCACACCATATTTGCCCTTCCCTTTGCCTATATCGGTGCAATGCTGGTGGAGCAGAGAATACCTTCCGGTTCCGACATTCTTTGGATTACACTGGCCATGGTCGGTGCTCGTACCGCAGCCATGTCCTTAAACCGAATAATTGATCGTCATATTGATGCCAAAAACCCCCGTACAGCCAACCGTGCCTTGCCCAAAGGGCAATTATCGGTTCAAGAGGTGTGGGTTTATGTTGTCTTGTCACTGCTACTGTTAATGGTATCTGCCTACCAACTTACGCCCTTGGCCTTTAAGTTGTTGCCCTTGGCGGTGGCTGCCTTGGTGATTTATCCTTATACTAAACGGTTCACCTGGGGTTGCCATTTGTTTTTGGGTGCCACCTTGGCCATTGCCCCGGTGGGAGCATGGATAGCAATTTCGGGCTATTTTGAATTGGCCCCCATACTGTTGGGCCTGGGAGTAACCTTTTGGGTGGCCGGTTTTGATATTATTTATGCCTGTGACGACTATCATTTTGACAAACAATACGCTGTGCATTCCATACCCGCTCGCTTTGGAATTGCAACGGCCTTGAAAATATCAAGACTCTTTCATGTTATAGCTCCGGTATTTTTTATATCCACCGGTATGGTATTAAACCTAGGCATATTTTACTTTATCGGGGTGGCCATTGCACTGGCACTACTTTTTCAACAACACCGCCTCGTTAAGCCAGACGACCTATCCCGGGGTGGCGTAGCATTTTTCACTTTAAACGGCATGCTAAGCGTGGTTATGTTTGTTGCCACCTTGGTTGAGATACTTATATAA
- a CDS encoding demethylmenaquinone methyltransferase produces MGKKDDNQLQIPSKYRNKEEYVQSIFSSIAHRYDLLNTVLSFNRDKYWRRFAVAQCQLKPGGIGLDVACGTGMLCIEQAKVVGHGGQVLGIDFCEDMLAVGQKNISRTPYKDIIQLKQGNAIDLPLEDNTFDCATIGFALRNVPDIKKTIEEMRRVVKPGGKVVSLELSKPSVPIFKQAYYLYFERILPLLGKIGVGKDGPYSYLPQSLKVFPHQREINDLFIETGLKDAKYYELTGGIVSVHVGTK; encoded by the coding sequence ATGGGAAAAAAAGATGACAATCAACTGCAAATACCCAGTAAATACCGCAACAAAGAAGAGTATGTACAATCGATATTTTCATCCATTGCCCACCGCTACGACCTGCTGAATACGGTGCTGTCATTTAATCGGGATAAGTATTGGCGCCGTTTTGCGGTGGCACAATGTCAGCTTAAACCCGGCGGCATTGGCCTTGATGTGGCCTGTGGCACCGGCATGTTATGTATTGAGCAAGCCAAGGTGGTTGGCCATGGGGGACAAGTACTGGGAATAGATTTTTGCGAAGATATGTTAGCAGTGGGGCAAAAAAATATTTCCCGCACACCCTACAAGGATATTATTCAATTAAAACAAGGTAATGCCATTGACCTTCCCTTGGAGGACAATACCTTTGATTGTGCCACCATTGGTTTTGCCCTAAGAAATGTGCCCGACATTAAAAAGACAATAGAAGAAATGCGCCGGGTGGTAAAACCTGGCGGTAAAGTTGTATCCTTGGAGCTGTCCAAGCCCAGTGTACCAATATTTAAACAGGCTTATTACTTGTATTTTGAGCGGATACTGCCCCTGCTGGGCAAAATAGGTGTAGGAAAAGACGGTCCCTACAGTTACCTGCCGCAATCATTAAAAGTATTTCCGCATCAAAGGGAGATAAATGACCTGTTTATAGAGACGGGCTTAAAAGATGCCAAATATTACGAACTTACCGGCGGTATTGTGTCGGTACATGTGGGTACAAAGTAA
- a CDS encoding polyprenyl synthetase family protein → MYKILCHIDDELELINNRVNKELIINKAGTVSSYAHLEFSHLDSIIRPAVVVLSAKVFDYKKEPTITFASIIQLIYMGTKAHAHITEMDTQPGIDLDPRDGCQYPVLVGDYLYGKTFRLLVDTGLVRYLGPLAEMICHISEGCTLQCQLANANVTAASDYALEIVRKETAELFGRCSSIAADINGAAKEQIEQMYDFGVNFGCGYGLLQRGNASQEEINIYFNRALETLKSLAPSDGQQQLTELTELLKQEEIILRRMVG, encoded by the coding sequence ATGTATAAAATTTTATGTCATATAGACGATGAGTTAGAACTAATTAATAACAGAGTTAATAAAGAATTAATAATCAATAAAGCCGGGACGGTAAGCTCATATGCGCACCTAGAGTTCTCCCATCTTGATAGTATCATCCGCCCGGCTGTTGTTGTACTTTCAGCCAAAGTATTTGATTATAAAAAAGAACCCACTATTACATTTGCCAGCATTATACAATTAATATACATGGGCACAAAGGCCCATGCCCATATCACCGAGATGGATACCCAACCCGGTATCGACCTAGATCCCCGTGACGGATGCCAATACCCGGTCTTGGTGGGTGACTATTTATATGGCAAAACCTTTAGACTTTTAGTGGATACAGGTCTTGTTAGATACCTAGGTCCCCTGGCTGAGATGATATGCCATATTTCTGAAGGATGCACCCTGCAGTGCCAACTTGCCAATGCCAATGTAACTGCTGCCTCTGATTATGCTTTAGAAATTGTGCGCAAAGAGACCGCTGAACTGTTTGGTCGGTGCAGCTCCATAGCAGCTGATATCAATGGTGCTGCAAAAGAGCAGATTGAGCAAATGTATGACTTTGGCGTAAACTTTGGTTGTGGTTACGGCTTGTTACAACGGGGAAATGCATCACAGGAGGAGATCAATATCTATTTTAACCGGGCCTTGGAAACCTTAAAATCCCTAGCGCCCAGTGATGGGCAGCAGCAACTTACAGAACTCACTGAACTTTTGAAACAAGAAGAAATAATATTACGCCGAATGGTGGGTTAA
- the speD gene encoding adenosylmethionine decarboxylase, whose product MKNLGRHVLAEIYGCEFDILNDVTKVEEIMVNAALEAGAEVREFVFHKFSPQGVSGVVVISESHLAIHTWPELGYAAVDVFTCGDKVDPWDACNYLVRNFGAEDMSAQETVRGLLPEKVANQPAAVNL is encoded by the coding sequence ATGAAAAACTTGGGTCGTCATGTCTTGGCAGAGATCTACGGATGTGAGTTTGACATCTTAAACGATGTCACAAAGGTGGAAGAGATCATGGTTAACGCCGCTTTAGAAGCCGGCGCAGAAGTAAGAGAATTTGTCTTCCACAAATTTAGTCCACAAGGAGTCAGTGGTGTGGTAGTTATTTCTGAGAGTCACTTAGCTATTCATACTTGGCCTGAACTTGGCTATGCGGCTGTAGATGTTTTTACCTGTGGAGATAAAGTTGATCCATGGGATGCATGCAATTACCTAGTTCGTAACTTTGGGGCTGAAGACATGTCTGCCCAAGAAACCGTAAGAGGTCTCCTGCCGGAAAAGGTAGCAAATCAACCTGCTGCTGTAAATCTATAG